GGACGGGGGAGGTGGACTCCCGGTACTGCCGTGCCCGAGGGGGACGGGGGAGGTGGACACCCGGCACCGCCgtgcccggggagggggcgaATGAGGCGGACATCCAGCATCACCGTGCCCGGGGATGGGGCGGCTGAGGAAAACACCCGGTACCGCGACACGGCGCCGGCAACGGCTTCCGGTGCAGCGGCGGAAGTGACGCAATGCCGCTGAGCCAAAGGCGGGGGCGCGGCGTTCCATTTCTCTTCCGGCCTGGGCGCCATCGCAGCGGAGCCTCGGTGAGTTGCGGGCGGGCGCGGGATCCGCCGCCATCCGCGGGGGTGGCGGCCGGGGCGCGGATGGCGGGCGCGGTCTGACTGCCAACTGCTGCCTCCGCAGAGATGGGCAAGTTCATGAAACCGGGGAaggtggtgctggtgctggccGGCCGCTACTCGGGGCGCAAGGCCGTGATCGTGAAGGTGAGCGTGGGGCTGAGCCGGCGGGTCCGCGCTGTCCTACCGGGGCGAGCGGGAGCCCATGGGCGGCACGGGCGCGGGTCCTGCGGGGCCCGCGCGGCCGCGACCCCTCGGTGCTATCGCCGTCGCGGCCTGTCTTCCAGAACATCGACGATGGCACCTCGGACCGACCGTACAGCCACGCCTTGGTGGCCGGCATCGACCGCTACCCGCGTAAGGTGactgctgccatgggcaagAAAAAGATCGCTAAAAGGTCCAAGATCAAGTCTTTCGTGAAGGTTTACAACTACAACCACCTGATGCCCACCCGGTGAGTGCGGCCCCGGGAGTGATGCTGCCGGCAGGGCCCGAGGAGTCTTGGCTGCTTTTGTGGTTGTGTTCTCTGCTGAACACCGGCAGTTACCAAGGATTTTAATGCCGTGGCTGAGTGAGTGTgaggctcaggctctgcagaaCCAGGGAGTTGGGGATCTGAGCCTGAGTGGAAATATTAATGAACTTCTGGAATGAGGCAACTGGCTCTTATTTCAGCCACACTGATCTTACCTTTGCTTATGGGGTGTTAGCAAGTGAGCAGTTTGAGATATGTGCGGGTCTGAAGCTGGCTTATTGTGcctcagagctcccagagcaaTTCCTGGGCACCACATGGAACAGAGCTGCATATCCCTCAGACAGTGTGTGGCTCTTTCCTTTACGGGCTGAACTCAGACTGCTTTAGTGGTTTGTTGATTCCTGAACTGAGGACACCTTTACAAGCTGTAGCTCCTTGACTGGACACTAAAATGAGTGTTTGGCTGATCCTGGCTCTGCTTGGTTTTCAGCCCTGTGCCAGGTACCGTGTCCCTTTTGACTGGTTCTGCTCTCTCTCAGGTATTCTGTGGATATTCCCCTGGATAAAACAGTGGTCAATAAGGATGTGTTCAGGGATCCCGCTCTGAAACGCAAAGCAAGACGTGAAGCCAAGGTGAAATTTGAGGAAAGGTGAGTTGGGAGCTCATCTCTTCAGTGATGTTGGTGCAGCTGTTCCACAGCTTGTGAGTCTCCAAGCTGACACTCCTGCCCCAGCTTCTTTGCATGCATGTTTGTTGAGTGTGTTCCtttcacctgtgtgtgtgtgcagcattGTGCCAGCACATGTGGGGCCTTCCAGGTGCCAGAGGATGATCTGACAACCTGCTGCCAGTTCATCCTGTCTCTTATCACTGGGCTGGGTgggccagggcagtgctgacaTTTTGAGTGAGTGCTTGggtttctgctcttttccttctgAGGAAGGAGCTGTGTGACCTCAGTGGGACACACAGTTAGTGTCTCAGGCAGCCCCTGAGCTGTTGTCCAAGAGAGTTCTCTCCCTGCCACACGAGGTGTCCAGTGGGATGGCTGTGTCCTGTGCTTGTGCCTGTTGGGGTGGAAACTGCCACTGTGCAGGTGTCCTTTGTGAGAAATCTGGAGCCTGGCACTTGCCTCCCTTggaatttcaatatttaaagtattaaatatttcaatatttaatattgtaaaatatttaaagggtTTAGTTGTCGGCCAGGCCAAAGAGACCAGGTGGATTGCCTCTGGGTGAGCTGGGTGCTACATTCTGTCTGATTAAGACAGCTCAGGTATGGGTTTGGGGCTGTTACCTGCTGTTTGGGAAGGACACATCCCTCTCTAacctgtgtgttttctttcaggtaCAAAACCGGCAAGAATAAGTGGTTCTTCCAGAAGCTGCGATTCTAAGGGTGTAGCAAAGTTGCATcaataaatgtttattaaaaaccatgtgtttttttgttatttaccAAACAAGCAGTGGTCTGTGTGGTGTGGTCGTGCTTGCTCTGTGTCTCtaagagctgggaaaagccatTGCAGTCCAGGTGAGTGTCAGTACATTTGTGGAGCCTtgtgcagctgtgccatgggTGCAGGTGTCACCTCTGGGACTGCTCCAGATGTGGCCAGGGCTGCACTTCTCttctgcagctgccacagggGAAATCTCTTATTTCCAAAACTGGGGTGATCCATGTGAGAGAAGAGGGCAGGCAAGTGGGTGATTCTGGGTGTCAGCTGGGTGCACAGTGATTGGTATGATGAATGAGCTGTGGATGTTGGATTTTAGTTTCCCAAACGGGGCAGTACTGGCTGCTGGCCTGCTGGGGGGCACGGGCTGGGTCGGGTTGTAAATCCAagagggggacaggaggagctTATATTTATTCACTGGTCCGTtcctggcagggcaggtggGTGCCAAGGGAAGGTGGGGCGATGATGGGGGTGATGATGAGGTACTGGGCGGGCCCGACCATCCGCCGCCCCGGGACTGCGCTCggaggggccggggcggggcgagGCAGCGAAACGAAAGCGAAAGGGGAGAGCGGATGCGGGGTCTGCGGTAGCAGGGACCGAGCAGGGAGAGCGGCCCCGGCGGTCAGGGCTGCCCTCGGGCCCGGGGCTCCGCTCGGTGCGGCCGCGGGATGGATTCGGAGGAGGTGAGGAAGGGCGGAGCTGCGGGCGGGGGCCGGCACAGCGCGGCTGAGACCTCTCCTATTTTTAGAACTCCTTCGTCCGGCTGCCCCTCAGTGAGGCCCCGCAGGATGATGGCTCGGAGAGCCCCGAACGGCTCCGGGAAGAGATCGAGCGGTGCAAGGTGGGTCCGGCCCCCCGAGGGGGGTTGGTCGGTCGGATCCCAACTATCCAGGTTCTGCCCGGTCAGCCCTCCCAGGAGCTCAGAGTGTCAGAGAGGAGTAATCTCATGGAGAGGAGAGCCTGTTAGAGGGTCCAGGCTCATTCCCAaaggcacagcctgtgctggggctgggtggcTGGTGGGGATGACACTGATGCTGCTTCTCACAGGAGCTTTACCATGCTCTGGAGCAAGACCATATAAACCTACAAATGGCCAAGGAAGCTGCAGAGCAAAGGACACAAGAGctgaaaagagaagaagaaCTTCATAAAGTTTTGGTGCAACAACTGACTTTACATGGAGATGAAGAAAGAGCCCACCAGGTTGGTGCTCAGTGGATGTGTCTTAGGCTTGGAAGGGtggcagggggtgcaggggctgtgtcacacaggTCACTGCTCTGAGATCACTTGGGATCCTATGGAGGTTTCATGGGAAATACAAAGCCTGTGCAGTGCCACGGTGAGGGGAGGGTTGTCCTCAAAGAGGAatcagggcagagctgcaggcagtcAAGACCAGGAGAAGGGGCTGGAGTGTGTGCCCAAGAACAGTGCTATGGTCAGAAGAGTAGTGTACTGCAGCCCCTTGTATCCTGGTGTTCCTTACTTCccgctccttccttccttccagatTTTTACAATAAAGGAGGAGAATAACAGGCTGATGCAGGAGAAgcagattctgaaaaataaactggaaGAACTGAAGAACAAGGCCCTCTGGAATAATCCTATGATGGTAACAGAGTGTGCATGGGCACTTGAGTCTGCTGGCAAGGGCACTGTGTAATgactggaacagctcctgctAGCAGGTGGCTCCTCtagcagggccaggagctctGGTCATGGCTTTGGGTTTCCAGGCACAGCCAGACATTAGGAGAGACTCTGCTGAGATTCTCCAGCCGTTTATTTGAGCCATGAGTTTATTTCTAGTCTGTTTGTCTAGATATGCTCCTGTGCAGGGTCTAGTCTCCTCCAGGTGTTGTCTGTACTTGAACCTAGATGTCGTCTTCCTTGCCGGAAAAGAAAGTGATCTTTAAGGGACTCACAGCAAATAAGGAGGACATGAACAAGCTGATGCTCACCCCACTGATCCACTACCCTCTGCCGGGGGGTTCAGCTCTCATCACCTTTGAGGAGGCAAAGGGTAAGTGTGAGaagagcactgctccagccaggTGTCCTCGATCATTTTGGggcctgccctgtgtcccctccctgtgccagagtTTGgtgctgcccctctccctgccttgtgtggggctgtgccccctccacaacacctttgctgtgctgtgtcctgtcctggaAAGCACTGGGAGTGGCAGTCACTCCCCTGTGCTGAggtctgtccctgctcacagtgGCCCAGAGGATCATAGAGATGAGGGAGCACACggtggagctgagctgtggggagctggaggagcttgaCCAGTGCAGAATGCGAGTGCAGGCAGTGCCCATGGAGCTCCCGCTGCCATCTGCCCTGGAGGTAGGGCCCGTGGGTCTCCTGCTCCTCATGCcatggagctgccctgggcacactGCTTCCCCCATCTGAGCCTGCCTGACCGGGGCACTGctcccagccatgcccagcGCTGCtcccctgagctctggggccagccctgccctggcactcaCTGGCCCATGTCACCCACAGATCAGGCTGACTCCGAGCCAGAGGAGCATCCTTTTGTCTGCCTTGCCCAGCCTGGACATCACCAGGGAGGCACTGCTGGACAAGCTGGAGCTCTTcttcagcaagaaaaagaatggGGGCAGTGAGGTGGAGAGCAGGGAGTTCCTGGAGGACTCTGACCAGGTGGTGATGACCTTCACACAGGATGGAGGTATGCTGAGGGGTATGCTGAGATTGAGTGGCTGGCAAAGGTGaagcagcccagcctgctctgggagGAAATCTCCTGAGAGCAGATGAAGCTGTGTTTAGGGaacagggaacagccccaggctgtcctGCCTCCCCCAAAATTGTGCTGGTGTGGGTGAGCTGAGCAATGAGCTGGGCAGTGTCAGCCTTGGTGCCTATGACAGGGACAGAACCTCTCCTGGTTCTGGAGCTTacctgggcagctcagggctttCCTCTCCATCTGCAGTGGCAGAGCCGCTGATTGAAAAAGGACACATCCAAGTGCCCATTGGGAAAGGGAAATACAAAGTCAAAATCTCACCGTGCATGAGCGGAGACATCTCTAACCTGCAGGTAAGGGCTGTGCAAGCAGCACcgcccagcctgggctggggcagcacagccgGGAGGGCTCCCggagcccctctccctgccctgctctgctctcaccccctgctctgcccacagctgcagccctcCCGCTGCCCCAGGaccgtgctgctgctgggcatcCCCGATGTGCTGAGTGAGGAGTCCATGAGGGACGCCCTGGAGATCCATTTCCAGAAGGCCAGCCGCGGCGGCGGGGAGGTGGATGCCCTCGCCTACGTCCCGGCGGGGCGGACGGGGCTGGCCGTGTTCGTGGAGGACATGGGCTAGTGCTGGCCGGCTGCAGGCCAGAGCTGGCCAGCCCAGTCAGCCTTACACGAGGAGCTCCGTGCGGCCGTTGGGCACGGGGGAAATTAAAGCGTCTGTTGGCAGCAGCCACCGTGTCTGTCGTGTCGGGGCCGGGTCGGGCCGTGTCCGGGCCGCGCTCTGAGGGGCCGGGCCGCGCTTCCCGCGGGGCCCAGGGTGGGGCGGCTCCGCTTTCGCTTTCATTTCCCCGCCGGGGCGGAGGCCGGAGCGGGGTCGGGGCCGCAGGGCCGGGGTGGGAGAGGGCGGTGAGGGCCCGGTGTGGCGAGGGGAGGGCAGACCCCCGCGGGCATGGCGGGCCGCACGCTGCGGGTGCGGGGCTTCCCCGCCGAGCTGCCTCCCGACAGAGCGGCCGACAAGCTGACCATTCACTTCCTGCGCTCCCGCAACGGCGGCGGCGACATTGCCGATGTGCAGGTGCTGCCCGGGTCCCCGCCCTGCGCCCTCATCACCTTCGAGGCACCAGAAGGTAAAGCCCGAGGGACCGTTGGGGGCCCGGCCTGTCCCGCCATCCCCAACCCTGCCTTCCCCTGTCCTACCATCCCCAACCCTGCCATCCCCTGTGCCACCATTCCCAACCCTGCCATCCCTTGTCCcgccatccccagctctgccatctcctgtgccaccatccccaaccctgccatcccctgtgccaccctctccagccctgccatccccagccctgccatctCCTGTCCCACCATCCCTAACCCTGCCAtcccctgtgccaccatccCCAACCCTGCCATCTCCTatcctgccatccccagccctgccatccccagccccaccatCCCCTGTCCCGCCATCTCCTGTCCTGCCATCCCCTCTCCCACCATTTCCAGCCGTGCCATCCCCTGTCTCACCATCCCCAACCCTGCCATTGCCTCACCCACCCTCCCCTGTCCTGCCATCCTCTGTCCtactgtcccctgtcctgctgtccccagccccaccgtttcctgtcccactgcccacagccccactgctgtCCCTTGGCTGGGCTGACACAGGTTTGGGTGGCTTTTCCTACCAGTGGCCCAGAGGATCCTGAAGGTGAAAAACCACGTGCTGGCAATTGGAAGGACACAGTACCCACTGGAGGTGACGCTGTAcgctgcagagctgagccccgATGAGGTACTGAGGGGCCatgagccccagctgctcccacacacACTCCTGTGCCTGGCAGACAGCTCGAGAAGGGAGCTTCACTCTCTCTTTTCATCTTAATTACACTTAAATCCATCTTCATTCATATtcaaatgaagattttttt
This Catharus ustulatus isolate bCatUst1 chromosome 23, bCatUst1.pri.v2, whole genome shotgun sequence DNA region includes the following protein-coding sequences:
- the RPL27 gene encoding 60S ribosomal protein L27 codes for the protein MGKFMKPGKVVLVLAGRYSGRKAVIVKNIDDGTSDRPYSHALVAGIDRYPRKVTAAMGKKKIAKRSKIKSFVKVYNYNHLMPTRYSVDIPLDKTVVNKDVFRDPALKRKARREAKVKFEERYKTGKNKWFFQKLRF
- the IFI35 gene encoding interferon-induced 35 kDa protein, whose protein sequence is MDSEENSFVRLPLSEAPQDDGSESPERLREEIERCKELYHALEQDHINLQMAKEAAEQRTQELKREEELHKVLVQQLTLHGDEERAHQIFTIKEENNRLMQEKQILKNKLEELKNKALWNNPMMMSSSLPEKKVIFKGLTANKEDMNKLMLTPLIHYPLPGGSALITFEEAKVAQRIIEMREHTVELSCGELEELDQCRMRVQAVPMELPLPSALEIRLTPSQRSILLSALPSLDITREALLDKLELFFSKKKNGGSEVESREFLEDSDQVVMTFTQDGVAEPLIEKGHIQVPIGKGKYKVKISPCMSGDISNLQLQPSRCPRTVLLLGIPDVLSEESMRDALEIHFQKASRGGGEVDALAYVPAGRTGLAVFVEDMG